One genomic region from Xylocopa sonorina isolate GNS202 chromosome 8, iyXylSono1_principal, whole genome shotgun sequence encodes:
- the LOC143425924 gene encoding ribosome biogenesis protein WDR12 homolog encodes MAGTSVNNSSPQVQIKFLTKQEQYAVPDFPLSVHTSIVPNELNTLLNELLKESTDIINDIEFDFLVCSEFLRTSLAEHIAEKHVSTEEVIIVEYVEKYPPPEPQDCLIHDDWVSAVAVCEKWILTGCYDNTLHIWTCKGKHHLVIPGHTSPIKAVAWISLTSDTASFVSASQDQTAIIWDWNIIENSVDCIHVCRGHERGLEAISINYDKTMMATGAWDTMLKIWSTANQDENEDGETTSKRLKSEHGKTRVPKRTMKGHKEAISGVVWSDKTEIITSSWDHTIKVWDSELGGVKHELAGNKSFFDLDYSPLSRTVLTASADKHIRLYDPRSTEGALVKAIFTSHTQWVQSVRWSPVDENLFISGAYDNDVKLWDTRSPKAPLFDLSGHEDKVLCCNWSNPKFMVSGGADNTVRIFKSKHVTC; translated from the exons ATGGCTGGTACAAGCGTGAACAATAGTTCTCCTCAAGTACAAATTAAATTTCTTACCAAGCAGGAACA atATGCTGTTCCAGACTTTCCATTATCGGTACATACATCCATTGTACCAAATGAATTGAATACTCTACTAAATGAACTTCTAAAGG AGTCAACTGATATAATCAACGATATAGAATTTGATTTCTTAGTGTGTTCGGAATTTTTACGTACTTCGTTAGCCGAGCACATAGCGGAGAAACATGTCTCTACGGAAGAGGTGATAATCGTAGAATATGTTGAAAAGTATCCACCGCCAGAGCCTCAAGACTGTCTTATACATGACGATTGGGTGTCTGCTGTTGCTGTTTGCGAGAAATG GATATTAACTGGCTGTTACGATAATACATTACATATATGGACATGTAAAGGGAAACATCATCTAGTAATTCCTGGGCATACTTCACCAATTAAAGCAGTAGCATGGATATCCTTGACTAGCGATACAGCTAGTTTTGTTAG TGCATCTCAGGACCAAACAGCAATAATATGGGACTGGAATATCATAGAAAATTCTGTAGATTGTATTCATGTATGCAGAGGTCACGAACGTGGACTAGAAGCTATTAGTATTAATTACGACAAGACAATGATGGCAACTGGGGCATGGGATACAATGCTAAAAATTTGGTCAACtg CTAATCAAGATGAAAACGAAGATGGTGAAACCACTTCCAAAAGGTTAAAATCGGAACATGGTAAAACAAgg GTACCTAAGAGAACGATGAAGGGTCACAAAGAAGCGATTAGTGGTGTGGTATGGTCAGATAAAACAGAGATCATAACGTCCTCTTGGGACCACACGATCAAAGTGTGGGATTCAGAATTAGGCGGAGTTAAACACGAACTGGCTGGAAATAAAAGTTTCTTCGACCTCGATTATTCCCCATTAAGCCGTACTGTTTTAACAGCCTCAGCTGATAAACACATTAGGCTATACGATCCAAGATCTACAG AGGGGGCATTAGTGAAAGCAATATTCACTTCTCATACACAATGGGTACAATCTGTAAGATGGTCACCTGTAGACGAAAATCTATTTATCTCAGGAGCATATGACAATGACGTAAAGCTTTGGGATACCAGAAG TCCTAAAGCACCATTGTTTGACCTTTCTGGACATGAAGATAAAGTATTATGTTGCAACTGGTCGAATCCGAAATTCATGGTGTCAGGAGGCGCAGATAACACCGTAAGAATATTTAAATCCAAACATGTTACTTGTTAA
- the LOC143425926 gene encoding uncharacterized protein LOC143425926 yields MTNKKKRGGSRERVRFSPTNSRRLSSCTSHATTAFASLLPLFYPGSVPTYRRATPQLSLQLLPPSICFSLRSYSKCNNSWVLFYPCNLFLLVLVSSNISFFSFLVRKDLT; encoded by the coding sequence AtgacgaacaaaaaaaaaagaggaggcaGTAGAGAACGCGTTCGATTTTCGCCCACGAACTCTCGACGATTATCGAGCTGTACATCCCACGCGACCACCGCCTTTGCAAGCTTGCTTCCTCTCTTTTACCCAGGATCTGTTCCCACCTACAGACGCGCGACCCCCCAGCTGTCTCTACAACTCCTTCCTCCCTCCATCTGCTTTTCTTTGCGAAGCTACTCGAAGTGTAACAATTCTTGGGTCTTATTTTATCCTTGTAATTTATTCTTGTTAGTACTCGTTTCTTctaacatttcttttttttcctttttagtAAGAAAAGATTTAACATAA
- the Ia-2 gene encoding tyrosine phosphatase IA-2 isoform X2 — MGRKRWWRGSEELLVLFILYHVILGDGDVGCLFSKSLCDPQTETCYNDLAFGRCVPLYTDPYGEDNSQYYQYNFNIDELELLRLQLEKLQIDGYKWSHPYTQCIMQTSLYNLRHEENYDLRLCQHLKERTHFETKNEMDQAKAPTIAIVKFTPNNAKFNTQFANELYYPPNTQNQYFRDSFYNDEVSRSPYKEQLRETDSQFYRPRYNPNSYNEYDSLTNEENTEDREMRKKPSILDEVNERLYRTRRQPYNPRDYDNEAIESIKNAFKERESSKQLPGSRDANPVDSLNFEPIEFDIINDKFAGYSDKRNEGGEENRDVEYEKTFSRKYKPRKFDDIADKDEMFLENMKRNSNDNYNDDYDDMNDGESSQRDFPLIENGIYTEGGPVQTADDKLNVNDHENAYDNLFDNDVNELLWRHELPGFKRRERLDVKKPGPPFSTNNYAFKTPSPPVLENEHRSDSVEADQDNDELLPPLAKKEIGTVQQADGPNSYDNVDLDHVYVEFLQPFHTWPEGEHVVKEIGKLLELTPGSLQDIRVGRAEVTFKVVENNKNYNATDVVNKIDYIRGKLEEILGVQVIRAGIGDKIKLPATLEIVRKSEISSGLFSIIVAAGVAIVCAAGVITLIIARRYAKSRAKLAGLSTPDPEASKNYQDLCRARMHAKQPTDKPESPRITSLSRESDSNNAPSNRSSTSSWGEEPALSNMDIQTGKMVLSYMEDHLKNKDRLDQEWAALCAYEVDPCSTEIAQSEANVKCNRPGAAIPYDHSRVILNDLANAKNSDYINASTITDHDPRNPAYIATQGPLPDTTADFWQLIWEQGSVVIVMLTRLTEDGVAMCHRYWPEEGSELYHIYEVHLVSEHLWCDDYLVRSFYLKNLRTGETRTVTQFHFMSWLENSVPQSTKALLEFRRKINKSYKGRSCPIIVHCSDGAGRTGTYCLIDMVLNRMMKGAKEIDIAATLEHIRDQRPDMVATKQQFKFVLMAVAEEVHAILKALPVPPAEKSPLPESSSSMKEGQ; from the exons ATGGGCCGTAAACGGTGGTGGCGAGGAAGCGAGGAGCTGCTGGTGCTCTTCATCCTCTATCACGTTATCCTAGGTGATGGTGATGTTG GGTGCCTGTTCAGCAAGAGCCTCTGTGATCCTCAAACCGAAACATGTTATAATG ACCTGGcgtttggcagatgtgtacCATTATATACTGATCCATATGGAGAAGATAACTCTCAATATTATCA GTACAACTTTAACATCGACGAATTGGAGCTACTAAGACTGCAATTAGAGAAGCTGCAAATCGACGGATACAAATGGTCTCATCCCTACACACAATGTATCATGCAAACGTCCTTGTATAATTTACGTCACGA AGAAAACTACGATCTTCGACTTTGTCAGCATTTAAAGGAACGTACGCATTTTGAGACCAAGAATGAAATGGACCAGGCCAAA GCACCTACAATAGCCATAGTGAAATTCACGCCCAACAATGCAAAATTCAACACTCAGTTTGCCAACGAGCTTTACTATCCTCCAAACACGCAGAATCAATATTTTCGCGACTCTTTCTACAATGACGAAGTCTCTCGATCACCGTACAAGGAACAGCTCAGAGAAACAGACTCCCAGTTCTACAGGCCGAGATACAATCCAAATTCTTACAACGAATATGACTCTTTAACTAATGAAGAAAATACTGAGGATAGGGAGATGCGGAAGAAACCATCGATCCTCGACGAAGTTAACGAAAGACTGTATCGAACCAGAAGACAACCGTACAATCCGAGGGATTACGATAACGAAGCGATAGAATCGATAAAAAATGCCTTTAAAGAGAGAGAGTCGTCGAAACAACTTCCTGGAAGCAGAGACGCAAATCCTGTAGACAGCCTAAACTTTGAACCTATCGAATTCGATATAATTAACGACAAGTTTGCTGGTTATTCTGATAAAAGGAATGAAGGAGGAGAGGAAAATCGTGACGTCGAATATGAGAAGACGTTTTCAAGAAAGTACAAACCCAGAAAATTTGACGACATCGCAGATAAAGATGAGATGTTTTTGGAAAATATGAAACGTAACTCGAACGACAATTATAATGATGATTATGATGATATGAACGACGGGGAATCATCTCAGAGGGATTTCCCATTGATAGAAAATGGAATTTATACTGAAGGTGGACCTGTCCAGACTGCTGATGATAAACTTAACGTTAATGATCATG AAAATGCCTACGACAATTTATTCGACAACGATGTGAACGAGCTCCTTTGGAGGCATGAGTTGCCGGGATTCAAACGACGAGAACGTTTGGATGTTAAGAAACCAGGTCCTCCATTTTCAACGAACAACTATGCGTTTAAAACACCATCCCCACCTG TTTTGGAGAATGAACATCGTTCTGATTCTGTCGAAGCTGATCAAGAC AATGATGAGTTACTTCCACCACTTGCAAAGAAAGAAATAGGAACTGTCCAACAAGCAGATGGTCCAAATTCGTATGATAACGTTGATTTAGATCATGTTTACGTGGAATTTCTCCAACCATTTCACACATGGCCAGAAGGGGAGCACGTTGTCAAAGAG ATCGGTAAATTATTGGAACTAACCCCGGGATCGTTACAAGATATTCGAGTTGGACGAGCAGAGGTGACGTTCAAGGTGGTCGAAAACAACAAAAATTATAACGCTACCGACGTAGTCAACAAAATAG ACTATATACGTGGCAAGTTAGAAGAGATTTTGGGCGTCCAGGTGATTCGTGCAGGCATAGGTGACAAG ATCAAATTGCCCGCAACGCTAGAGATTGTTAGAAAATCTGAAATCAGTTCAGGTTTGTTTAGTATTATTGTGGCTGCTGGAGTAGCAATTGTATGTGCGGCAGGAGTGATCACGTTGATAATAGCTCGTCGATATGCTAAGTCTCGAGCCAAATTGGCAGGGTTGTCCACACCTGATCCGGAAGCTTCCAAGAACTATCAGGATTTGTGCAGAGCGAGAATGCACGCTAAACAACCCACAGACAAACCGGAATCACCACGAATCACTAGCTTGAGTAGGGAAAGTGATTCTAATAACGCGCCCTCGAATCGATCCAGTACATCTTCATGGGGAGAAGAACCAGCACTTTCGAACATGGACATTCAGACGGGAAAAATGGTTTTG AGTTACATGGAGGACCACCTGAAAAACAAAGACCGTTTGGACCAAGAATGGGCAGCGTTATGCGCGTACGAGGTAGATCCATGCTCAACGGAAATAGCGCAAAGCGAGGCGAATGTGAAGTGCAATCGTCCCGGCGCCGCAATTCCTTATGATCATTCTAGGGTGATTCTAAACGATCTCGCTAATGCAAAGAACTCCGATTATATTAACGCCTCCACGATC ACGGATCACGATCCTCGAAATCCGGCTTATATCGCCACGCAAGGTCCGCTGCCGGACACAACAGCTGACTTCTGGCAATTAATTTGGGAACAAGGAAGCGTGGTAATCGTGATGCTAACTAGACTTACCGAGGATGGTGTCGCAATGTGTCATCGTTACTGGCCCGAAGAGGGATCAGAATTGTATCACATTTACGAAGTGCACTTGGTATCAGAGCATTTATGGTGCGACGACTATCTAGTGCGTTCCTTCTATCTGAAAAATCTGCGTACCGGCGAGACAAGGACTGTGACGCAATTCCACTTTATGTCATGGCTTGAAAACAGCGTGCCGCAGTCCACCAAAGCTCTATTGGAATTTCGCCG AAAAATTAACAAATCCTATAAAGGCAGATCGTGTCCTATAATTGTACACTGCAG CGATGGTGCTGGTCGCACTGGTACTTACTGCTTAATTGACATGGTCTTGAACCGTATGATGAAAGGAGCCAAAGAAATTGACATCGCGGCTACACTAGAACATATAAGAGATCAGAGACCTGATATGGTCGCAACAAAACAGCAATTTAAGTTCGTGTTAATGGCCGTGGCAGAAGAAGTGCACGCAATCCTCAAGGCTTTACCTGTACCTCCAGCGGAAAAATCCCCTCTTCCAGAAAGTAGCTCTTCGATGAAAGAAGGCCAGTAA
- the LOC143425927 gene encoding DNA endonuclease RBBP8 — protein sequence MQCICFRVPQKKNKCYDKPSKKQSERAKMAGVSCWECKKYYDNLGLCEEEIEARQNQCSRHRTATRNVRESTPEGFWDPLFPETYTSTYQD from the exons ATGCAATGCATTTGTTTCAGAGTACCTCAGAAGAAGAACAAATGTTATGATAAACCGTCAAAAAAGCAGTCAGAAAGAGCAAAAATGGCTGGTGTTTCCTGTTGGGAATGTAAGAAG TACTATGATAATCTTGGGCTTTGCGAGGAGGAAATAGAAGCAAGGCAAAATCAATGTTCTCGGCATAGAACTGCTACGCGTAACGTAAGAGAGAGTACACCAGAAG GCTTTTGGGATCCTCTTTTTCCCGAAACTTATACATCTACTTACCAagattaa
- the Ia-2 gene encoding tyrosine phosphatase IA-2 isoform X1: MGRKRWWRGSEELLVLFILYHVILGDGDVGCLFSKSLCDPQTETCYNDLAFGRCVPLYTDPYGEDNSQYYQYNFNIDELELLRLQLEKLQIDGYKWSHPYTQCIMQTSLYNLRHEENYDLRLCQHLKERTHFETKNEMDQAKAPTIAIVKFTPNNAKFNTQFANELYYPPNTQNQYFRDSFYNDEVSRSPYKEQLRETDSQFYRPRYNPNSYNEYDSLTNEENTEDREMRKKPSILDEVNERLYRTRRQPYNPRDYDNEAIESIKNAFKERESSKQLPGSRDANPVDSLNFEPIEFDIINDKFAGYSDKRNEGGEENRDVEYEKTFSRKYKPRKFDDIADKDEMFLENMKRNSNDNYNDDYDDMNDGESSQRDFPLIENGIYTEGGPVQTADDKLNVNDHENAYDNLFDNDVNELLWRHELPGFKRRERLDVKKPGPPFSTNNYAFKTPSPPVLENEHRSDSVEADQDNDELLPPLAKKEIGTVQQADGPNSYDNVDLDHVYVEFLQPFHTWPEGEHVVKEIGKLLELTPGSLQDIRVGRAEVTFKVVENNKNYNATDVVNKIDYIRGKLEEILGVQVIRAGIGDKIKLPATLEIVRKSEISSGLFSIIVAAGVAIVCAAGVITLIIARRYAKSRAKLAGLSTPDPEASKNYQDLCRARMHAKQPTDKPESPRITSLSRESDSNNAPSNRSSTSSWGEEPALSNMDIQTGKMVLSYMEDHLKNKDRLDQEWAALCAYEVDPCSTEIAQSEANVKCNRPGAAIPYDHSRVILNDLANAKNSDYINASTIVSTLKDPRNPAYIATQGPLPDTTADFWQLIWEQGSVVIVMLTRLTEDGVAMCHRYWPEEGSELYHIYEVHLVSEHLWCDDYLVRSFYLKNLRTGETRTVTQFHFMSWLENSVPQSTKALLEFRRKINKSYKGRSCPIIVHCSDGAGRTGTYCLIDMVLNRMMKGAKEIDIAATLEHIRDQRPDMVATKQQFKFVLMAVAEEVHAILKALPVPPAEKSPLPESSSSMKEGQ; encoded by the exons ATGGGCCGTAAACGGTGGTGGCGAGGAAGCGAGGAGCTGCTGGTGCTCTTCATCCTCTATCACGTTATCCTAGGTGATGGTGATGTTG GGTGCCTGTTCAGCAAGAGCCTCTGTGATCCTCAAACCGAAACATGTTATAATG ACCTGGcgtttggcagatgtgtacCATTATATACTGATCCATATGGAGAAGATAACTCTCAATATTATCA GTACAACTTTAACATCGACGAATTGGAGCTACTAAGACTGCAATTAGAGAAGCTGCAAATCGACGGATACAAATGGTCTCATCCCTACACACAATGTATCATGCAAACGTCCTTGTATAATTTACGTCACGA AGAAAACTACGATCTTCGACTTTGTCAGCATTTAAAGGAACGTACGCATTTTGAGACCAAGAATGAAATGGACCAGGCCAAA GCACCTACAATAGCCATAGTGAAATTCACGCCCAACAATGCAAAATTCAACACTCAGTTTGCCAACGAGCTTTACTATCCTCCAAACACGCAGAATCAATATTTTCGCGACTCTTTCTACAATGACGAAGTCTCTCGATCACCGTACAAGGAACAGCTCAGAGAAACAGACTCCCAGTTCTACAGGCCGAGATACAATCCAAATTCTTACAACGAATATGACTCTTTAACTAATGAAGAAAATACTGAGGATAGGGAGATGCGGAAGAAACCATCGATCCTCGACGAAGTTAACGAAAGACTGTATCGAACCAGAAGACAACCGTACAATCCGAGGGATTACGATAACGAAGCGATAGAATCGATAAAAAATGCCTTTAAAGAGAGAGAGTCGTCGAAACAACTTCCTGGAAGCAGAGACGCAAATCCTGTAGACAGCCTAAACTTTGAACCTATCGAATTCGATATAATTAACGACAAGTTTGCTGGTTATTCTGATAAAAGGAATGAAGGAGGAGAGGAAAATCGTGACGTCGAATATGAGAAGACGTTTTCAAGAAAGTACAAACCCAGAAAATTTGACGACATCGCAGATAAAGATGAGATGTTTTTGGAAAATATGAAACGTAACTCGAACGACAATTATAATGATGATTATGATGATATGAACGACGGGGAATCATCTCAGAGGGATTTCCCATTGATAGAAAATGGAATTTATACTGAAGGTGGACCTGTCCAGACTGCTGATGATAAACTTAACGTTAATGATCATG AAAATGCCTACGACAATTTATTCGACAACGATGTGAACGAGCTCCTTTGGAGGCATGAGTTGCCGGGATTCAAACGACGAGAACGTTTGGATGTTAAGAAACCAGGTCCTCCATTTTCAACGAACAACTATGCGTTTAAAACACCATCCCCACCTG TTTTGGAGAATGAACATCGTTCTGATTCTGTCGAAGCTGATCAAGAC AATGATGAGTTACTTCCACCACTTGCAAAGAAAGAAATAGGAACTGTCCAACAAGCAGATGGTCCAAATTCGTATGATAACGTTGATTTAGATCATGTTTACGTGGAATTTCTCCAACCATTTCACACATGGCCAGAAGGGGAGCACGTTGTCAAAGAG ATCGGTAAATTATTGGAACTAACCCCGGGATCGTTACAAGATATTCGAGTTGGACGAGCAGAGGTGACGTTCAAGGTGGTCGAAAACAACAAAAATTATAACGCTACCGACGTAGTCAACAAAATAG ACTATATACGTGGCAAGTTAGAAGAGATTTTGGGCGTCCAGGTGATTCGTGCAGGCATAGGTGACAAG ATCAAATTGCCCGCAACGCTAGAGATTGTTAGAAAATCTGAAATCAGTTCAGGTTTGTTTAGTATTATTGTGGCTGCTGGAGTAGCAATTGTATGTGCGGCAGGAGTGATCACGTTGATAATAGCTCGTCGATATGCTAAGTCTCGAGCCAAATTGGCAGGGTTGTCCACACCTGATCCGGAAGCTTCCAAGAACTATCAGGATTTGTGCAGAGCGAGAATGCACGCTAAACAACCCACAGACAAACCGGAATCACCACGAATCACTAGCTTGAGTAGGGAAAGTGATTCTAATAACGCGCCCTCGAATCGATCCAGTACATCTTCATGGGGAGAAGAACCAGCACTTTCGAACATGGACATTCAGACGGGAAAAATGGTTTTG AGTTACATGGAGGACCACCTGAAAAACAAAGACCGTTTGGACCAAGAATGGGCAGCGTTATGCGCGTACGAGGTAGATCCATGCTCAACGGAAATAGCGCAAAGCGAGGCGAATGTGAAGTGCAATCGTCCCGGCGCCGCAATTCCTTATGATCATTCTAGGGTGATTCTAAACGATCTCGCTAATGCAAAGAACTCCGATTATATTAACGCCTCCACGATCGTAAGTACTCTTAAA GATCCTCGAAATCCGGCTTATATCGCCACGCAAGGTCCGCTGCCGGACACAACAGCTGACTTCTGGCAATTAATTTGGGAACAAGGAAGCGTGGTAATCGTGATGCTAACTAGACTTACCGAGGATGGTGTCGCAATGTGTCATCGTTACTGGCCCGAAGAGGGATCAGAATTGTATCACATTTACGAAGTGCACTTGGTATCAGAGCATTTATGGTGCGACGACTATCTAGTGCGTTCCTTCTATCTGAAAAATCTGCGTACCGGCGAGACAAGGACTGTGACGCAATTCCACTTTATGTCATGGCTTGAAAACAGCGTGCCGCAGTCCACCAAAGCTCTATTGGAATTTCGCCG AAAAATTAACAAATCCTATAAAGGCAGATCGTGTCCTATAATTGTACACTGCAG CGATGGTGCTGGTCGCACTGGTACTTACTGCTTAATTGACATGGTCTTGAACCGTATGATGAAAGGAGCCAAAGAAATTGACATCGCGGCTACACTAGAACATATAAGAGATCAGAGACCTGATATGGTCGCAACAAAACAGCAATTTAAGTTCGTGTTAATGGCCGTGGCAGAAGAAGTGCACGCAATCCTCAAGGCTTTACCTGTACCTCCAGCGGAAAAATCCCCTCTTCCAGAAAGTAGCTCTTCGATGAAAGAAGGCCAGTAA